Proteins found in one Plasmodium malariae genome assembly, chromosome: 13 genomic segment:
- the PmUG01_13031800 gene encoding proliferation-associated protein 2g4, putative, producing the protein MEQTTDSSKTEEIDLEKYMHSGSIANATLKKVIEKCVEGAKIYELCELGEKFMKEELDKVYTKKEKGNKVEKGISFPITINVNEVCNNYSPGSDNEETIKSGDIVKICMGCHIDGHISIVGHTIYVGNENEKIESPKAEVLKNSHILSQLFLKSLKVGINASEITKNIQKACEDLKCNVISNCVTYQIKKYIIEGSKYILLKENPENKIEDFQIEPNDVYIIDVMVTSGDGKIKEGDHKTTIYKREVQKNYTLKTSLGRSFISEINKKFPVLPFHIKHVEDQRAALIGIPEALRHDLIKPYSVYTEKKKEYVSQFKYTVMVKEDGVKQLTGIKCSQLNNCNTVNEIQDESLKNILNSSITAKKKKAKGKINAETAQDN; encoded by the exons ATGGAACAAACAACAGATAGTAGTAAAACTGAAGAAATAGATTTAGAAAAGTATATGCACTCAGGTTCAATAGCCAATGCAACTTTAAAGAAGGTTATAGAAAAATGTGTAGAAg GcgcaaaaatatatgaattgtGCGAATTGGgtgaaaaatttatgaagGAAGAATTAGATAAGGTATAtacgaaaaaagaaaaaggaaataaagtAGAAAAAGGGATTAGTTTCCCCATTACAATTAACGTTAATGAAGTATGCAATAACTACTCCCCTGGAAGTGATAATGAAGAAACAATAAAGAGTGGtgatattgtaaaaatatgtatggGATGTCATATAGATGGGCATATTAGTATTGTTGGCCATACAATATATGTTggtaatgaaaatgaaaaaattgaaagtCCTAAAGCagaagttttaaaaaattctcaTATATTATcccaattatttttaaagagtTTAAAAGTTGGTATAAATGCAAGTgagataacaaaaaatatacaaaaggCATGTGAAgatttaaaatgtaatgtTATTTCAAATTGTGTTACatatcaaattaaaaaatatattatagaaggaagtaaatatattctgTTAAAAGAAAACccagaaaataaaattgaagaTTTTCAAATAGAACCAAatgatgtatatataattgatgTAATGGTTACTAGTGGTgatggaaaaattaaagaaggTGATCATAAAactactatatataaaagagaaGTACAGAAAAACTACACTTTAAAAACTAGTTTAGGTAGATCTTTTATAAGTgagataaacaaaaaatttcctGTACTTCCTTTCCATATTAAACATGTAGAAGATCAACGAGCAGCATTAATTGGTATTCCAGAAGCATTAAGACATGATTTAATTAAACCATACTCGGtttatacagaaaaaaaaaaagaatatgtatcacaatttaaatatactGTTATGGTTAAAGAAGACGGAGTTAAACAACTCACAGGTATCAAATGCTCTCAGttaaataattgtaatactGTTAATGAAATTCAAGAtgaatcattaaaaaatattctaaacTCATCCATCAccgcaaaaaaaaagaaagccaaaggaaaaattaatgcAGAAACAGCTCAAGATAATTAA
- the MFS5 gene encoding major facilitator superfamily domain-containing protein, putative encodes MDTSEIHNSNSLLEKWKKKNILFEKLFYNVKNLFPKNKLQYTYINTFLLCLFFTFIHKYLDQTLPSLYKSIENDFNIDVRTLYYMNTIYKLAYATCNFFFALFFDYSFKKISSLKCDNVNNAELNNNTHYEISFKNELEHKETSKLMGEMNIRMNEDKSPWLVGEMRKTVKEGEEEEAEEEEEKEEGKKKKKNKTKEEEIEEEEKLFDDKKYAENIPISNEEVTLGEYGYTLNVLFISSITYIIVIFGIMISNNFVYFFFFMFIMGINNACIYILIQKIYTNKVFSENRSTIFGFLHFFSSISHTLSISINTNLSNKLYLGFNGWRICYFIISFFPIFVCIYLLKLIKKNKLGKDRRKNNNLNYMVSFDNLEDLYEENFKGNNNYYYNKEGNDELLCFNLSNKENELGKEVSTFNIKQNISKNDTINEIQREKFTEVKKTYYNSSKLNKDGYMFRGNENDSYLNNMNRCTAMDNISTGDNYNSTSLISSSDKMNSSIIKRTINNLSFKRDRLKQYNKNDRVRCDAPTNSSDNNSKNCSNSYGNHHNSYNYGNIKEGVKNTFQNSTNNANDERSSGSIFTTQKDESDNFEQKDELSNLLERGGNEKGKKLKYEFSYLYEIKYVFKNYSFWLMITMGMLNAIPRHVLSLMIYFFQYCNISDFKSGFIMSSSWLCASLISPFIGIISDYIYKLNKDINRQLIGMSTHCCRIVLMFTLFFFIPKEADSFIYFVIISVFMGILSGWINIGTHKPIIIDIVKQRHTAFVMALMNAFENIGSSIVGTFFLSFLLNRYNYIDKKNIKGINTNVNKHNVHVLSDVLLILTCLPWLLSFCLLYVLKFTYKKDKMYNNII; translated from the coding sequence ATGGACACTTCAGAAATACACAACAGTAACAGTCTTTTggaaaaatggaagaaaaagaacataTTATTTGAGAagcttttttataatgtaaaaaatttgtttccgaaaaataaattacaatatacatatataaatacatttttgttatgtttgttctttacatttatacataaatacctTGATCAAACATTACcatcattatataaatcaaTAGAGAATGATTTTAATATAGACGTAAGGACTTTGTATTATATGAACACAATTTACAAGTTAGCATATGCAacttgcaattttttttttgcattgttttttgattattcttttaaaaaaatttcttctttAAAATGTGATAATGTGAATAATGcagaattaaataataatactcaCTATGAAAtaagttttaaaaatgaactCGAACATAAGGAAACTTCGAAATTAATGGGGGAAATGAACATTCGAATGAATGAGGATAAATCTCCTTGGCTAGTTGGTGAAATGAGGAAAACAGTAAAAGAAGGGGAAGAAGAGGAAgcagaagaagaagaagaaaaagaagaaggaaaaaaaaaaaaaaaaaataaaacaaaggaGGAAGAAATAGAAGAGGAAGAGAAATTATttgatgataaaaaatacgCAGAAAATATACCTATATCAAATGAGGAAGTGACATTAGGTGAATATGGATATACTCTGAATGTACTCTTTATATCATCAATAACTTAtataatagttatatttGGAATAATGATTTCTAACAAtttcgtatatttttttttttttatgtttattatggGTATTAAtaatgcatgtatatatatattaatacaaaaaatatatacgaaTAAAGTGTTTAGTGAAAATAGAAGCACGATTTTTGGTTtcttgcattttttttcatccatTTCACATACGTTGTCTATATccataaatacaaatttaagtaataaattatatttaggATTCAATGGTTGGCGTATATGCTATTTCatcatttccttttttccaatttttgtatgtatatatttgttaaaattaataaagaaaaataaattaggaAAAGATAGAAGGAAAAATAACAATCTGAATTATATGGTATCATTTGATAACTTGGAAGATTTATacgaagaaaattttaagggtaataataattactattataataaagaagGAAATGATGAATTATTATGCTTTAACTTATCaaataaggaaaatgaaTTAGGAAAAGAAGTGtctacatttaatataaaacagaATATTTCGAAAAACGATACCATTAATGAAATACAAAGGGAAAAATTCACAGAAGTGAAGAAGACATATTACAACAGcagtaaattaaataaagatgGATATATGTTTAGAGGGAATGAAAACGattcttatttaaataatatgaacagaTGCACAGCTATGGATAATATAAGCACAGGGGATAATTATAATTCCACAAGTCTTATATCAAGTAGTGATAAAATGAATAGTAGTATTATCAAGAGGACCATTAATAATTTGTCCTTCAAGAGGGACAGATTGAAGCAGTACAATAAGAATGACCGCGTCAGGTGTGATGCCCCCACAAATAGCAgtgataataatagtaaaaattgtAGTAACAGTTACGGTAACCATCACAATAGCTATAATTATGGTAATATCAAGGAGGGCGTAAAAAATACCTTCCAGAACAGCACAAACAATGCGAATGATGAGAGAAGCTCCGGTTCAATATTTACGACTCAGAAAGATGAAAGTGATAATTTTGAGCAAAAGGATGAACTATCTAATTTACTGGAAAGAGGTGGGAAcgaaaaggggaaaaaattaaaatatgaattttcgtatttatatgaaataaaatatgtttttaaaaattacagcTTTTGGTTGATGATTACAATGGGAATGTTAAATGCAATACCAAGACATGTTCTAAGtttaatgatttatttttttcagtaTTGTAATATTTCTGATTTTAAAAGTGGTTTTATTATGTCATCAAGTTGGTTATGTGCAAGTTTAATATCACCATTTATTGGAATAATAAGTGATTATATCTACAAATTGAACAAAGATATAAATCGTCAACTAATAGGTATGAGTACCCACTGCTGTAGGATTGTTTTAAtgtttactttatttttttttataccaaAAGAAGCAGattctttcatttattttgtaattatttcCGTATTCATGGGTATATTAAGTGGATGGATAAATATCGGTACGCATAAACCTATAATCATTGATATAGTTAAACAAAGACATACAGCTTTTGTTATGGCATTAATGAATGCATTTGAAAATATTGGGTCTTCCATTGTAggtaccttttttttatcctttttgttaaatcgatataattatattgataaaaagaatataaaaggTATTAACACGAATGTTAATAAACATAATGTTCATGTTTTGTCAgatgttttattaattctcACTTGTTTACCATGGTTATTGTCCTTTTGTCTTCTATATGTTCTTAAATTTAcgtataaaaaagataaaatgtataataatataatttaa
- the PmUG01_13032000 gene encoding WW domain-binding protein 11, putative — MKFNTKTSKETLKKGKIPTDIYRKHQKKKEKKKKKKERAEQLEIIISKKNPYVVKEKLDTLKKKEKQGKLLPVEKNKLKQYERLWNIIKEKVKDKTYFYNNNGVIYNMNDENDDNKDNSESDEFDEQDENDESDESDKSSDSNKDRSISEGNVPSAEAELNAHSLFPNNSVDENIIKSIDDNEGDDFFLECLPSLPIGLPSEFIRENADTLERDYCFHLKGNSTNGYFNYTPYTAFNAASNSKSCTYSNRQYSGNPDLASYYYNYYNCYQQPFYENSGNNNNGENYLNMQGKKEKVPLNNEPNMNIRNFNKTSNNNNVKNSDLSNSNYNSNDNNSNNVNKIRTDGICEGPTLCLNDEFNKAKLDEEENQLLNDVRNGNTNNAHDNCNNENNYVNNALKKNIKNSNIHNTVNVFNYANMYYHNFMPMHYNNTLNNNSFRSNNCSAHAYNNNAVNYAMSNGHTNNSYVHSSYINSSHMNRVYMNNNLMKNIYDVDPKNHTHKGKRYNNTNTHNGENSLTKKSCTEKDSYHNISSNHHARTSKANNSAMHVNKNNTSTNKINTNRNNVMDKSNEPNNAQYFVPINLRLKNKLNDLCETTINAVDKGKKDEDKNINIDLEYNKFIKEVNLN, encoded by the coding sequence ATGAAGTTCAACACAAAGACATCAAAGGAAACTctgaaaaagggaaaaatacCAACAGATATTTACAGAAAacatcagaaaaaaaaagaaaaaaaaaagaagaaaaaagagagaGCTGAACAGTTAGAAATTAtcataagtaaaaaaaatccTTATGTAGTTAAGGAAAAATTAGAtactcttaaaaaaaaagaaaaacaaggGAAATTATTACCAGTAGAAAAGAACAAGTTAAAACAGTATGAACGTTTGtggaatataataaaagaaaaggtaAAGGATAAAACTTACTTCTATAATAACAATGgagttatatataacatgaatgatgaaaatgatgataataaagATAACAGTGAGAGTGATGAATTTGATGAACAGgatgaaaatgatgaatCTGATGAATCTGATAAGTCTAGTGATTCTAATAAGGACAGGTCGATTTCCGAGGGTAATGTACCCAGCGCAGAAGCAGAGTTAAATGCGCATTCATTATTTCCCAATAACAGTGttgatgaaaatattataaaaagtattgaTGACAATGAAGGAGATGATTTCTTCTTAGAATGTTTACCATCCTTACCCATAGGATTACCAAGTGAGTTTATTAGAGAAAATGCAGATACACTTGAAAGGGACTACTGTTTCCATCTTAAAGGGAATTCGACGAATGGGTATTTTAATTACACACCATACACAGCATTTAATGCTGCTAGCAATAGCAAATCTTGTACGTATAGCAACAGACAATATAGTGGGAACCCTGATTTAGCAAGTTATTActacaattattataattgttatcAACAAccattttatgaaaattcaggcaataataataacggTGAAAATTACCTGAACATGCAAggtaaaaaagagaaagttCCGCTAAATAATGAAccaaatatgaatataagaaattttaacaaaaccagtaataacaataatgtcAAAAATAGTGACCTCAGTAATAGCAATTACAACAGTAATGATAACAATAGTAacaatgttaataaaataagaacgGATGGTATTTGTGAAGGCCCCACACTTTGCCTAAATGATGAGTttaataaagcaaaattgGACGAAGAAGAGAATCAATTATTAAATGATGTTAGAAATGGTAATACTAATAATGCTCACGACAACTGTAACAATGAAAACAATTATGTGAATAATgctttaaagaaaaatataaaaaatagtaacatTCATAATACTGTTAACGTGTTCAATTACGCTAATATGTACTATCATAATTTTATGCCTATGCATTATAATAACACGTTAAATAACAACAGTTTCAGAAGTAATAATTGCTCTGCGCAtgcttataataataatgctgTAAATTATGCTATGAGTAATGGTCATACGAATAATAGTTACGTGCACAGCAGTTATATTAACAGCAGCCACATGAATAGagtttatatgaataataaccTAATGAAAAACATTTATGATGTCGATCCGAAAAATCATACACATAAAGGAAAGAGGTATAATAATACTAACACGCATAATGGGGAAAACTCGTTAACAAAAAAGTCTTGCACAGAAAAAGATAGCTATCATAATATATCGTCAAACCATCACGCAAGAACAAGCAAAGCAAATAATTCTGCTATGCatgtaaacaaaaataatacaagtacaaataaaattaatacaaatagAAATAACGTAATGGACAAAAGTAATGAACCGAATAATGCTCAATATTTTGTTCCAATTAACTTGagactaaaaaataaattaaatgatcTATGCGAAACTACAATTAACGCTGTTGataagggaaaaaaagatgaagataaaaatattaatatagatctcgaatataataaattcatCAAAGaagttaatttaaattag
- the PmUG01_13032100 gene encoding conserved Plasmodium protein, unknown function, whose protein sequence is MDYLNTQNSVHMDLLEPLITVSVIFICLYMIVSTENPAYYFIRNFFFKTKIFVCEIKDIFTNINYFALIFSSLFFVSYYVLNILNYKNVKSLFCVSYDYYNSILNYNLKDINLKSIFKNGISENYLVNFLHSFKFFFNIFFLNDSNFLKTFFTFVFVYTLLSLYAKHVNRVVFISTVFANAILSGFVLVFFLKNFLNVQYNHCGEELFSFLFLIFFYINNPCVSVFQYNNRSLHPYHGTELRFYIHMLFFVRYLTYNEKFYEVKALVAILIYFIVFLRQTIDSFEMHTFLKVLWLVAYYLVNNYVPFAFSGNFTLSKVFDSNFLDLLRKEFKSNISLYHFNDISRIPFNYLINKTSFFWVPYILLIRNSKNLKYVIMLLIATNLIATCTYLAKNVFPGIPLNLLLLCCLNKITV, encoded by the exons atgGATTACTTAAATACTCAAAATAGTGTCCACATGGATTTGTTGGAACCTTTAATTACTGTTagtgtaatatttatttgtttgtatATGATAGTAAGTACGGAAAATCctgcatattattttattaggaattttttttttaaaacgaaaatatttgtttgtgaaattaaagatatatttacaaacataaattattttgctctaatattttcttctttattttttgtttcttattatgttttaaatatattaaattataaaaatgtaaaatcaCTTTTTTGTGTTAGTTACgattattataatagtattttaaattacaacTTAAAAGACATAAATCTCAAatcaatatttaaaaatggaatCAGCGAAAATTATTTGGTTAATTTTTTGCATtcttttaagtttttttttaatatattttttttaaacgattccaattttttgaaaaccTTTTTCACCTTCGTTTTTGTTTACACCCTATTGTCCTTATATGCCAAACATGTCAATCGG GTCGTATTCATAAGCACTGTGTTCGCGAATGCTATTTTATCGGGATTCGTATtagttttctttttaaaaaattttttaaatgttcaaTATAATCATTGTGGGGAAGAATTATTTtccttcttatttttaatctttttttatataaataacccATGTGTAAGTGTGTTTCAGTATAATAATAGGAGTTTGCATCCTTACCATGGCACTGAATTAAGGTTTTACATTCATATGCTATTCTTTGTAagatatttaacatataatgaAAAGTTTTACGAAGTCAAAGCGCTAGTCGcaatacttatttattttattgtattctTAAGACAAACAATAGATAGTTTTGAG atGCACACATTCTTGAAAGTTCTTTGGCTAGTTGCTTATTATTTGgttaataattatgtacCATTTGCATTTTCTGGAAATTTCACTTTATCCAAAGTTTTTGATTCAAATTTCTTGGATTTACTGcg TAAGGAGTTTAAAAGCAACATTTCCTTATATCACTTTAATGACATTtcaa gaATACCTTTTAACTACTTAATAAACaaaacttcttttttttgggTACCTTATATCTTATTAATCAGGAACAGCA aaaacttaaaatatgtaattatgCTCCTAATAGCTACAAATTTGATAGCAACGTGCACTTATCTG gCAAAGAACGTTTTTCCGGGCATACCACTTAACTTACTTCTTTTGTGTTgtctaaataaaattacagtttaa
- the PmUG01_13032200 gene encoding conserved Plasmodium protein, unknown function produces the protein MEKAIKERVEKWKKENAHDGKEVTNENAYENLTELILDGKKFSSIKNEDIELLKKFKNLERLCLNQTGIQSLEDLPSIETLNVLELTDNHLSTIDILKYIVESFPNIKTLEIGGNHFKNIKDFEVLKDLKNLVRLGVQFNPFTDDPNYRKELFEFLPDVKIIDCFNKEGVEVLSSDEEEDEEYEEDNTLKNFYEADFKDDDEEEDEEFVPNDNEEEDDDELDDDLEEEELDDLDKDYVDVETKESEGGQKEEKSNKRKQDALDSTNDTDSKKTKVE, from the coding sequence ATGGAAAAAGCAATCAAAGAAAGAGTtgagaaatggaaaaaagaaaatgccCATGATGGAAAGGAAGTAACAAATGAAAATGCATATGAAAATTTGACGGAGTTAATTTTAGATGGAAAAAAGTTTAGCTCAATAAAAAATGAGGATATTgaattattgaaaaaatttaaaaatttagaaagGCTATGTTTAAATCAAACGGGTATACAGAGTTTAGAGGACTTACCAAGTATAGAGACGTTAAATGTGCTTGAATTAACGGACAATCATTTAAGTACTATAGATATATTAAAGTATATTGTAGAATCGTTTCCAAATATCAAAACGTTAGAAATAGGAGGAAAtcactttaaaaatataaaagattttGAAGTattaaaagatttaaaaaatttagttcGTTTAGGTGTACAATTTAATCCATTTACAGATGACCCCAATTATAGAAAGGAATTATTTGAGTTTTTGCCAGatgttaaaataattgaTTGTTTTAACAAGGAAGGTGTAGAAGTGTTAAGTTCAGATGAAGAAGAGGATGAAGAGTATGAAGAGGataatactttaaaaaatttctatGAAGCTGATTTTAAAGATGATGATGAGGAAGAAGATGAAGAGTTTGTTCCAAATGataatgaagaagaagatgaTGATGAATTGGATGATGATTTAGAGGAAGAAGAACTTGATGATTTGGATAAAGATTATGTGGATGTAGAAACAAAAGAAAGTGAAGGTGGACagaaagaggaaaaaagtaataaaagaaaacaagATGCTTTAGATAGTACCAATGACACAGATTCGAAAAAAACCAAAGTAGAATAA
- the RRP41 gene encoding exosome complex exonuclease RRP41, putative yields the protein MPLLEYINEEGYRLDGRKANECRLVKINLGNENIFTDADGFAFYEIGNTKILSYVQGPTELKKSDEKCSVKCEVFLSPFNVYEKKKKKTKDNLTYEISAYIRNICENIILLDLYKNSEINIFLYIIERDGGVKQASINTCILALIDAGIAIKYFISACSVLYLQNHIIVDANQLENNSGSPELTLVIELNTHKIILLEFDAEVPIDIFESMVRTCIDCCINLGNVMKLTVKENAIKLLCLNNLLNT from the coding sequence ATGCCGCTtctagaatatataaatgaggAGGGGTATAGGCTTGATGGAAGAAAAGCAAATGAGTGCAgattagtaaaaataaatttagggaatgaaaatatatttacagaTGCAGATGGTTTTGCTTTTTATGAAATAGGTAACACAAAAATATTGTCCTACGTACAAGGACCAactgaattaaaaaaatcgGATGAAAAGTGTTCAGTAAAATGTGAAGTTTTTTTATCCCCATTTAATgtttacgaaaaaaaaaagaaaaaaacaaaagacaACTTAACATATGAAATAAGTgcatatataagaaatatatgtgaaaatattatcttattagatttatataaaaattcggaaataaatatatttttatacataattgAAAGAGATGGAGGTGTAAAACAAGCTTCTATAAATACATGCATATTAGCATTAATTGATGCAGGAATAgcaattaaatattttatttcagcATGTTCAGTTTTATATTTGCAAAATCATATAATAGTAGATGCCAATCAACTAGAAAATAATTCAGGCTCCCCTGAATTGACTTTGGTCATTGAACTAAATacacataaaattatactattAGAGTTTGACGCAGAAGTTCCTATTGACATTTTTGAGTCCATGGTCAGAACTTGTATTGACTGTTGTATTAATTTGGGAAACGTTATGAAATTAACAGTGAAAGAAAATGCTATCAAATTGTtatgtttaaataatttgttaaataCTTAA
- the PmUG01_13032400 gene encoding conserved Plasmodium protein, unknown function: MNGQYSSKPPTYTWDMNVGVNAIKENIVDFILLCGFSVSILGSFYFFYWLKNHEMRNVCSRSY; encoded by the coding sequence aTGAATGGTCAGTACTCGTCCAAGCCACCAACATATACATGGGATATGAATGTCGGTGTAAATGCAATAAAGGAGAATATTGttgattttattttgctatgCGGTTTTAGTGTAAGTATTCTGggttccttttattttttctattggTTGAAAAATCACGAAATGAGGAATGTGTGCAGCAGAAGTTATTAG
- the MIT3 gene encoding CorA-like Mg2+ transporter protein, putative → MPEEKKLNKPLLNMSDNDGEIKEHDVEEGHNSKKGILSNFMVSHDMKNLMRRNEKKIRSENIYTDYLKSRLKREGNTEFAKYNSILSEEQEKELKESFLNKRLFSYTKENRTHLGEGEEEHTKNEDFRVRIKCFNKYLKHYVHKICNGETIQYSLQTHELLKIVHQIKGENTPINTSGLAQYRDIRQLLSSNSNTRFDISPKRNCVLINLPYRKCIIFKDFLLFIPTFTNSSIPEIVEQEEKMCKYFIENAKVISLIKDSLPFEILILEAIFVDICEELKNEIEPVICEAEKLFEVISSNLSIYKCINKLTDMRRKLKIIDEKVQSVYKAIHAVLNNDEDVRRLEVSYFGDKPELWEKCDPTPNNEDTEMLLEYYCHEIEEFLKIIHRTDQSLDDVLQMVELNLDDARNNVLKLELGLKIYGIIITVVGTVAAIFGMNLKNGFESDQYVFWSLAFSLMLITVFCLFYVIVSFKKVNI, encoded by the coding sequence ATGCCTGAAGAGAAGAAACTGAATAAGCCTTTATTGAACATGAGCGACAATGATGGAGAAATCAAAGAACATGATGTGGAAGAGGGACATAATAGTAAGAAGGgtattttatcaaattttaTGGTTAGTCATGACATGAAAAATTTGATGAGaaggaatgaaaaaaaaataagaagtgaaaatatatatacagattATCTAAAATCTCGATTAAAAAGAGAGGGGAACACGGAATTCGCCAAGTATAATAGCATATTAAGTGAAGAGCAAGAAAAAGAATTGAAAGAGtcttttcttaataaaagattattttcctatacaaaagaaaatagaACTCATTTAGGTGAAGGGGAAGAAGAGCatacaaaaaatgaagatttCAGGGTTCGAATTAAAtgctttaataaatatttaaaacattatgttcataaaatatgtaatggGGAGACAATTCAATATTCTTTGCAAACTcatgaattattaaaaatagttcATCAGATCAAAGGGGAAAATACACCTATAAATACCAGTGGATTAGCTCAATATAGAGATATAAGACAATTACTTTCTAGTAATAGTAACACAAGATTCGATATATCACCAAAAAGAAATTgtgtattaataaatttgcCATATAGAAAATGTATCATATTTAaagattttttattatttatacctaCTTTTACAAATAGTTCAATACCTGAAATAGTAGAACAAGAAGAGaaaatgtgtaaatattttattgaaaatgCAAAAGTTATATCTTTAATTAAAGATTCATTACCATtcgaaatattaattttggaAGCAATATTTGTTGATATATGTGAAgagttaaaaaatgaaattgaGCCTGTAATATGTGAAGCAGAGAAATTATTCGAAGTGATAAGTAGTAACCTAAgtatatacaaatgtataaacaaattaacaGATATgagaagaaaattaaaaataattgatgAAAAAGTGCAGAGTGTTTATAAAGCTATTCATGCagttttaaataatgatgaaGATGTAAGAAGATTAGAAGTTTCTTATTTTGGAGATAAACCAGAATTATGGGAAAAATGTGACCCGACTCCAAATAATGAGGATACAGAAATGTTATTAGAGTATTATTGTCATGAAATTGAAGAATTTCTAAAGATAATTCATAGAACGGATCAATCATTAGATGATGTTTTACAAATGGTAGAACTAAATTTAGATGATGCAAGaaataatgttttaaaattggAATTAGGGTTGAAAATATATGGTATTATAATAACTGTTGTTGGTACTGTAGCAGCTATTTTTGgaatgaatttaaaaaatggctTTGAGAGTGATCAATATGTTTTTTGGTCACTTGCATTTTCCTTAATGCTTATAACagtattttgtttattttatgttattgtGTCGTTTAAGAAAGTCAACATTTAg